The genomic DNA ACTTTGCAAAAGTGGCATAGAAAAAATCTGCATATGTGAAATTCAGAATTTCAGAATATCTAGTAATTAAATTCAGAATTTCAGTAACTGCTATAACAAACTGACCGCTGTGATTCGCGCAAAGCCAATTGGTCCACAAGCTTTCTCAACAGAAGGGTATATGAAAAATTGGTAAATGCAAAGTGCAACTCCTAATAGTTTCACAATTAGTAATTATACAAAATATCCATTTTATAATAGGTATTCGAAGATCAACGtttgatatattataatatgTCTAATTATctatgagtttaattttgatacactgCGTAAAAAGTATTACACAAACGTTCTTAATGATCTGATGATTACGATTGATTGACAGACGGTGTACATGAATTAAATCCATTATCTATTATGAACGACAATGATAAACAGTTATTATAGGTTCAAAAGATGCACCTGAAATTATAAGAACATCACCAACATCATCCGTTGTAAAGTTTAAACCCCCTAGCTTCAGAGGACTAGTAGCCCATAACGAGAAAACCTAAAGAAAGCAACATGAGTAGATGTTTTTCACTTCTACAAATTAAAAGAGATTTACAATTGAATGTACCATTTTTAATCTCAATAGTTAGAAATTTACCTCATGATAAGCAATATCATGAAGTGAGAAGACAGAATAAGCAATGATAGATGACATTAAAGGCCAATTCATGAAGAGGTTTTCATTCTTTTGGACTGTTCTTTCTTTACTGCTTCCATTTTCTAAAGCTTCCGCATCACCTTTGGATTCTTCGCTACCATTGTGATTGTGAAGTGTTTCCTGCAGATAGTGTAAACAACTATAATTGATGAGGGAAACAAAGAAGACTTTATAACTAGTGGAGACAAAGCACGGATAAGCGAGAAAAAACACAGAAATTAGTTTACATTAGCGTAAATAGTAAACATGTACATTTTGACGTTCTTGTCTGTCCActtcaatttttaatgtttaattgaagaaaaaagtcACACCAAAGTTCAGTATCCTCTTTATTAAAGTGTTCAAGTAAAAGACGCAAAAGATAAAAACCAATGAAACATAAAATCTTTATTTAATCAAGATAGATGATAAAATCAAAGATACATACCGGAATCCAGATGCAGGCAATTACTACTGTAAATGCAAGTACTGATATTATAAAGCAGGGCAAGAAGTATGGGAACCTGCAAAATTGAAATATCATTTAAGGATAAACTATAGAAACACAAGATGGAAGTCAAAGTTGaatcatttgatttttataaaatgaaaaagcaGGAAAATTCCACTTACTTGTCCCAAAAGGAATCCTTTGGAAAAATTTGTGGGTACTTTTCTACTGGCTGTAAGAAGAAATATCAAAAagtattagttaaaaaaaaatgaaaaatgtgcCACTTATAGGCACAAACTAACACAGAAGAAAATATCCAAAACATGCACAAGACCATTTATTTGCAAAATTTCAGGCATTAGCCTTCTCAGTATACCTTATTTGCACGTAAAATTCATGTCTTTTTCACGATGTATTTTATACTTGATAATgctaaaaatcaaaatagtaCCTGAGCCAAATAGCCTCCTATTGCTGGGCCAACAATTAAGCCTACACCCCAAGCTGCACTAACCTGAAATCATACCACACTTTGAATTATTATGATGAAAATGCAGCATTAAGAACCGATATCAGACAGAAGAATTGTTGAGACTTACGGTAGAAAGTCCTCTAGCTTGGTGCTCTTCTCGAAAAAGTTCAGAAGCATAGGCCTGTTAAATACAGAAATATTTcatatacataaataaattaaaatttgaataagatTGAACAAGTAATGGATACAAATTTTGTATCGGAAAATGGCAACTATTAAAGTTACGAGTTAGGTAATTAGTTTTAACAGATAACCGAAAGCCTTAAGTAATTAACGAATATATTAGCAGTACAATATTAGTAAGGATTAGGAACAATAGAATAGGATTAGAATACTCTCACGCGTACCTTAACTGGTCCAAGCACGCCATTTAAACTTCCGAGAAGAAATCTCGTGATAATAGCCATCCAAAAACCCGTACTGAGGCCAAATAATGTGTTGAAAATGACACTGAAATCAAGTAAACATCAATAATTATGAGAGACATCCCACAACATAACTTAAAGAAACATCCATTTCAATATTCTTTTGTTAGATACTACTTACACTGCAATGATTCCCATGATTATAACAGGTTTTCGACCATAGCGATCTGAAACCATTCCCCATAGTACAGACGTCAAACATCTTCCAAGCATGAACGAAGATCCTACAGCATTTTCAGTCACTTCAATGAAGAACATATATCAATGATAATATTCTTCTTGgaaatactaaaaaaaagaaattcttaCCAACATAACCAGCGTAATAACTTATATCAGCTTCTTCTTTTGCAACGTTGAAATCCCTTACCTGAAAATATTGCATTATTAAGGATTGTATTATTGTGCATTAATAAGTTTATCACATTACACCATACCAGAATTATAGAAACAATAGTTTGTACTATATACAAAAAGATTATTAAACAGTGAGTGAACTGATACTAATTGATTCCTTGAATTAAACGATGAATCAATCGAAAAATGATTCATggaaataaagaataatttttatgtGTTCATTGAGGCAactttttagaaataaaaatgtgACAAGATGAGAGAAGATAGATAAACTGACCATGAAATAAAGGAAGGGAAAGAGAGaggttgcaggcagagctgaaAATGACAACAAAAAGTTAGTTACATAGAACAGCAGCAAACTAGGAACTCAAAATCACATGTAAACAAAAAGTTTCAAAGAACAAAATTGTACTCCCTCAGTCCCTCAATACTTGAACCTAtttggaaaaaatatttgtcccacaaTACTTGAGCTTCTCAGATTTTTAAGCAGGATTTGACAAATTTAccccttataaatactttttgtggtCTCCATGTAAAAGTTTGTAGTGGAACaatcattacttaaaagtgaaggtttcaaaataataacaaGAGCAATTCAGTAAAAAtatcattctctttctttcatctttacacttgtttaatttgtgtgaaatgGTCAAGTAGGTGAAGTattgagggacggagggagtaacataTTTATGTAGAAATGTAAAACAAGAATTTCAATGCTTACCAGCAGATAACACAACCATCCAAATAATCACAAGATTTATTATGGATAGCCCTTGATTAAGCTCTTTAGTTTGTTCCACTTTACAACCAGGACAATCTTCATAGTATTGCTTCTTCTCCAACAATGGCTCTTTCTCCATGTTTCTAACAGAATTCcacttcttcctttttttttctttctttctttctatatcACTTCACAATTCACATGTACCATGAAGCAAAAGGTTAATTAATCAGAAAAGTTTATATCAAAGACAGTGTTTATGTTTTGCCATTAAATAAATGGGGCACACCTACAAATAGACATACAGGTTCTTGagaaatttaataatttctatTTAAACCAAATAGAAATACTTCtattatatttagttttttaccCAAATACTTCTGTTatctctaagaaaaaaaaaatacctttaaTATAGCATAAATCCATTGAACCTTACAGAATTGCATGCTTCGTCGGGATCCTTACTTTGTGTGTTAATTTGATTTACTAATAAAGAGATATTAAACTTTTGAAGTAAACAATTATGTGGATTTTTGTGGAAAGAATAAAAATGCCAAAGATTTACAACATTTCTAAAAGTAAATATTCCTGTAAATTAAAATGAACGCAtacttataaaaacaaaaatagaaaatattttcacaaattaaGTGGTagtaataaattatatttatgaaaattataGACATTTGAATTTAGACACCTacattcattttaaataaaagaaaactatGAGAACTTTGCTTTCGATTATTATACACATCAACTGGGTGTAACGGTtcggtttggatcggtttttgtcaaaaaatatctaAACCAATGAAATCTTCATCAACTTGGATTGATttggtttttacttttttcaaaaaagaaaccgaaccatattttcacaaatttgtatttctTATATACAACATATTCAAATATTTCGTAGAACTCTGTTCGTCATGTTCACTATTTTTCAAACTACTTTGTataactaaaatgaaaaaactaacaaaagatgGATGATCCCATCGGTGGTGAGAAACGATGGGTTAGGTGTGACTGGCGGTTAGTGTTCTTTTTTCGTAGAAACAGAATAGAGTGTGAGTGACGAGATGAGATGATGATGGCAGAAAGTGAACGAATTAAGGAGtattttatattgtattttaattttgagttta from Medicago truncatula cultivar Jemalong A17 chromosome 8, MtrunA17r5.0-ANR, whole genome shotgun sequence includes the following:
- the LOC25481607 gene encoding protein ZINC INDUCED FACILITATOR-LIKE 1; the encoded protein is MVRDFNVAKEEADISYYAGYVGSSFMLGRCLTSVLWGMVSDRYGRKPVIIMGIIAVVIFNTLFGLSTGFWMAIITRFLLGSLNGVLGPVKAYASELFREEHQARGLSTVSAAWGVGLIVGPAIGGYLAQPVEKYPQIFPKDSFWDKFPYFLPCFIISVLAFTVVIACIWIPETLHNHNGSEESKGDAEALENGSSKERTVQKNENLFMNWPLMSSIIAYSVFSLHDIAYHEVFSLWATSPLKLGGLNFTTDDVGDVLIISGVALCIYQFFIYPSVEKACGPIGFARITAIFSMPLLQSYPFIAMLSGITLYIVISIASILKNIMSETIQTGLFLIQNRVVEQHQRGAANGIAMTSMSLFKAIGPAAGGTILTWSQKRMDASFLPGTQMVFFFLNLVEGLGILLMFKPFLGEKKKTNSDELQ